A window of Rhododendron vialii isolate Sample 1 chromosome 11a, ASM3025357v1 genomic DNA:
TACCGTTTAagccccctttctctctctacactattttattcatttttgaaaatatttttcaagtgtcaaccaaataccgaaaaataaaagtttgaaatttattttctgaaaaaatattttacatcgaaacaaacggaacTTTAGTGAAAATAATTTGTCTAAAGTACTTAAGTTATAGACAAAGTGTTTAAGGAAAACTCAACCTCCATGGCTGTAatgaatggtcaggattcgctcaaactcttcctcataaaagttaaacttatccatggaattttttttttaaaatctagaccgtccaaatacatctggacggtcagaattacaaACACAACCAACACGACGGTTGTGCAAGTAACATTTTTGCTTAACTATATTGAAAGGACACAACAATACAGAGAAAACCACGAAGGcataccttaaaaaaaaaaaaaactacagaaAAATCCATACAGGGAGGattatatatagaggaattttcaagtgagtgatccctcattttgttaaaatgagggactttcatttcccgatcaaattttgaaaaaaatccgaactgttcaatgtgtgcagaacgtaatttatatatatatatatatggtaattACTATGGAGATTTGGACGAAATCAAGAAAACTTTAGGATACTAAATTCGGGAACCTTAGTCACATAGTCTTTCAAAATGACTCTTGTCATGCGCTCGTCTTGTCAATCGTTGCACTCACGAATTTTAGTtgcttgagaaattttttaaagaccCTTTCACGAGTTTGTTCCCACACTCACACCCGACCGTGCATTAGGTGACGTGACTATTTTCACACTTCCTTCGACACTACGTGTCAACCAGCCGGCTCACTTTCTCTTTCCCGCCCCATCCGATTCAATTATAAGCTTCAAGAAACCAGTTAACAGTCATAACGAACTCAACTACTCCTATACACCCCAGCAGGCAGCAAAAACAACattacattctctctctctctctctctctctcatacaatGGATCAAGAAAGATGCCATTTAGAGCTCCGAATACTTCCAGGCAGAGTAGCACTGAAGAAGGCTCTGTCGCCGCTTCTGAAAGTATCACCGGCCTCCTGCACCGCGATCTGCAAACCGGGCGGCATCTCTCTCCAAGCTTTTCCGGTGGAACAGAATGATGTGTTTCCCCTCCTCTCCGCCGTGCTTCGAATTCATCCCGCCTCCGTGGACCACTTCTGCTGCACTCAGTCCATCACCGCTGAATTCGATCTCGATTTCTTGGACTTCATTCTCTCCTTTGCACGTAActacatgctctctctctctctctctctctctctctccataataaTGTATATAAGATTCTGTACTACGTACAGCTGATGAAGGCAATATCAATATTGTGGCTGCGGATTATGTCGACGAGGAAGTCAATTTCGCTTCGGGTGCTTCTGGGGGTATTGCTCTGCTCTGGTTTTACTGATTTGATTTTGTATTCAACGTAATTAGGGTTGAATCAAGTGATTCTTGAAAATCTATTTCTTGTTTCTTGATGTACTGGTAATTCGTCATTAgtaattgataagtttcttgtTTTTACCCACAAATTTTGAATATGGGTATGATATCTATTTCTTGTTTTGCTCATCTCCACAAAACTCTTAATTCTTGAAATTGTTAAGTTCAAATAAAAGAAGTTCAAGTACTTCATCGATTGAGATTCGGAGTTGATTGCATTTTTCAGGGGATTTTTTTCGGACCCGTTACCTCTCCAATGTTCTTAATGAGTATTTCTTGGAGATTGATGATTCAGTATTCGAGTACGTCGTGGTTGTTGGGATAGCCTCGGAAGATTTCCGGCGGGTCATTTGGCACTTCAGGGACTTATCCCCTTTCGGTAACTATCGAATTTGTGTCCTGTGACATGTTAAATTGCATAATAACATCCTCTTAACCACTAGAATATCTGGGAATAATGGCAAAAAAGCTGTTTCTGTCTCAGAAAAATTATTCCTCAATCACTAGAGTATAGTGGAATTGGAAccagaaagattttattttttcttgtttccaaACAGATTACATAAACTTTCAGAAGATGTCACGAAGTGGCTGTTTTTATTTGCTTTACTTCTTCCCTCCTTATTATGCttccattgaatttttttcgggGCGTATCTAAGCCTAATAATCGCACCTGGTCGTGTGGCATTTGCAGTTGAAGCATTTGTGACTGATGAAGACGTGACTTTTATATTTGGTCCTGAGGAAATTGTGCTCAGAACAGAGGTATAACGCAAAAAAATTCCGTCGCCTCCAATTTAGGGTTTATACGTTACTAAATGAACTAAATTGAAAGCAATGATATCAATTAATCGGAAAAATGATTTATAGGTCCTGCTTTTTGAAATGTATTTTCCTGAACTCTGTGATTTTCGTACTTCAAACTCCGATACCTTAaccgattttttttccctttgtgaGGTAGGATGGAAATTGCGTTATCGGGGGCATAAACGGATACAACCGGGTCAAGATCCGACTCAGTCTGCACAAC
This region includes:
- the LOC131307143 gene encoding uncharacterized protein LOC131307143, with translation MDQERCHLELRILPGRVALKKALSPLLKVSPASCTAICKPGGISLQAFPVEQNDVFPLLSAVLRIHPASVDHFCCTQSITAEFDLDFLDFILSFAPDEGNINIVAADYVDEEVNFASGASGGDFFRTRYLSNVLNEYFLEIDDSVFEYVVVVGIASEDFRRVIWHFRDLSPFVEAFVTDEDVTFIFGPEEIVLRTEDGNCVIGGINGYNRVKIRLSLHNPDSLLEASELSASVWMLKSRDWPDMLSCPVRQLGNVVFYFKNEHTL